From the Desulfovibrio sp. JY genome, one window contains:
- a CDS encoding chemotaxis protein CheD produces MQDLLDRFPGHNLAFLNVAQGGLYEQPTMAHTVLGSCVSVTFFAPRHGLAAIFHALLPRASEYRLHGIENTPYKFVDSAITAMVHRLAYRGVPLQHIECKVFGGACALFAEELSVGRRNVETAFATLADLGLRVAASNVGGERGRKIVFASSTGEIFVRMLGNGNGRPACKYPREKRS; encoded by the coding sequence ATGCAAGATCTTCTAGATCGCTTTCCCGGCCATAATCTGGCCTTCCTCAACGTAGCCCAGGGCGGACTCTACGAGCAGCCGACCATGGCCCACACCGTGCTCGGGTCCTGCGTGTCCGTCACCTTTTTCGCGCCCCGCCACGGCCTGGCCGCCATCTTTCACGCCCTACTGCCCAGGGCCTCGGAATACCGCCTCCACGGCATCGAAAACACGCCTTACAAGTTCGTGGACTCGGCCATCACCGCCATGGTCCACCGGCTCGCCTATCGCGGCGTGCCGCTGCAGCATATCGAATGCAAGGTGTTCGGCGGCGCCTGCGCCCTTTTCGCCGAGGAGCTTTCGGTGGGACGGCGCAATGTGGAAACGGCGTTCGCCACCCTGGCCGACCTGGGCCTGCGGGTGGCCGCCTCCAATGTGGGCGGCGAACGCGGCCGCAAGATCGTCTTCGCCTCGAGCACGGGCGAAATTTTCGTGCGCATGCTCGGCAACGGCAACGGCAGGCCCGCCTGCAAATATCCCCGCGAAAAAAGGTCCTAG
- a CDS encoding response regulator, producing the protein MPRALIVDDSRYQRYLIIQALGDRFTPDEAANGREALALFSAAREKGQTYDLIVMDILMPELSGHDALAGIRRQELDDGIAEGCRTPAVMLSSLDDPANMMRAQFESGAQAYVTKPFTPKTLLEALASLGLADNPLRADDFDPDTPPCKIF; encoded by the coding sequence ATGCCTCGCGCCCTGATCGTCGACGACAGCCGCTACCAGCGCTATCTTATCATCCAGGCCCTGGGCGACCGCTTCACGCCGGACGAGGCCGCCAACGGCCGCGAGGCCCTGGCCTTGTTCAGCGCTGCCCGGGAAAAAGGCCAGACCTACGATCTGATCGTCATGGACATCCTCATGCCCGAACTCTCCGGCCACGACGCCCTGGCCGGCATCCGCCGCCAGGAACTCGACGACGGCATTGCCGAGGGATGCCGCACGCCGGCCGTCATGCTTTCCAGCCTCGACGATCCGGCCAACATGATGCGCGCCCAGTTCGAATCCGGCGCCCAGGCCTACGTCACCAAACCCTTCACCCCGAAGACATTGCTCGAAGCCCTGGCCAGCCTCGGCCTGGCCGACAACCCGCTTCGTGCCGACGACTTCGACCCCGATACCCCTCCATGCAAGATCTTCTAG
- a CDS encoding chemotaxis protein CheA: MVEDDKIFELFAESCLEQLRGIEAAILDLETAGPDALGPKVAAVFRAAHTIKGDAGAVGAAPLAELAHAVESVLDAVRESRLPITPGLVGELLTVFDVIKTMVEDPVAGRGRDVAPEIAHMAALLQRDQPPQAPQPVEEPLPGEAKADEHIRKLAIDARELDILVDRVGELGIAQARLATLSAHRQDGELRDVAEEVERLASLLRDQVLGLRLLPIKISFPKYRRLVRDTCATLGKDAELVMDGENTELDKAVIEQLNTPCIHLLRNAVDHGIEPPDARQALGKPRRGTINLAARQDGNDVVIAITDDGAGIDAAKLWRKAVAAGRIAPDRPYDPQAALELIFLPGLSTAERVGAVSGRGVGMDAVREGIAALRGRLEVASTPGAGTVFTIRLPVSLAIIDCLEVRLGAETYYLHLDYVEECLELPPSVTLHQGRGVMELRGEPMPLVCLRHFFDLSGPLPQASHVVTVRRDEGRAGLVVDGVIGRKQAVLKHLGRGLGKVAGVLGATVTEGGDMALVVDVPGLLQAALNEGRTQKDNTAATKIA, encoded by the coding sequence ATGGTCGAAGACGACAAAATATTCGAACTTTTCGCCGAAAGCTGCCTGGAGCAGCTGCGCGGCATCGAAGCGGCCATCCTCGATCTGGAAACCGCCGGGCCGGACGCGCTTGGCCCGAAAGTCGCCGCCGTTTTTCGCGCCGCCCACACCATCAAGGGCGACGCCGGGGCCGTGGGCGCCGCGCCCCTGGCCGAACTCGCCCATGCCGTGGAATCGGTCCTCGATGCCGTGCGCGAGAGTCGTCTGCCCATAACCCCCGGGCTTGTCGGCGAACTCCTGACCGTCTTCGACGTGATCAAGACCATGGTCGAGGACCCCGTGGCCGGACGCGGTCGCGACGTGGCCCCGGAAATTGCCCACATGGCCGCCCTGCTGCAGCGGGACCAGCCTCCCCAGGCGCCCCAGCCCGTCGAGGAACCGCTCCCGGGCGAAGCCAAGGCCGACGAACACATCCGCAAGCTGGCCATCGACGCCCGGGAACTCGACATCCTGGTCGATCGGGTCGGCGAACTCGGCATCGCCCAGGCCCGGCTGGCCACGCTGTCCGCCCACCGCCAGGACGGGGAACTGCGCGACGTGGCCGAGGAAGTGGAGCGGCTGGCGTCGCTGCTGCGCGATCAGGTGCTGGGGCTGCGCCTCTTGCCCATCAAGATCAGCTTCCCCAAATACCGCCGGCTGGTGCGCGACACCTGCGCCACCCTCGGCAAGGACGCGGAACTGGTCATGGACGGCGAGAACACCGAGCTTGACAAGGCCGTCATCGAACAGCTCAATACGCCTTGCATCCATCTGCTGCGAAACGCCGTGGACCACGGCATAGAGCCGCCCGACGCCCGGCAGGCCCTCGGCAAGCCCCGGCGCGGCACCATCAACCTTGCCGCCCGCCAGGACGGCAACGACGTGGTCATCGCCATCACCGACGATGGCGCGGGCATCGACGCCGCCAAGCTGTGGCGCAAGGCCGTGGCCGCCGGCCGCATCGCTCCGGACCGGCCCTACGACCCGCAGGCCGCCCTGGAACTGATTTTTCTGCCGGGCCTGTCCACGGCCGAACGGGTGGGCGCGGTGTCGGGACGGGGCGTGGGCATGGACGCCGTGCGCGAGGGCATCGCCGCCCTGCGCGGCCGCCTCGAGGTGGCCTCGACCCCGGGGGCCGGGACCGTGTTCACCATACGCCTGCCCGTGTCCCTGGCCATTATCGACTGCCTGGAAGTGCGCCTTGGCGCGGAGACCTATTACCTGCACCTCGACTACGTGGAGGAATGCCTGGAGTTGCCGCCGTCGGTGACCCTGCACCAGGGCCGGGGTGTGATGGAGCTGCGCGGCGAGCCCATGCCGCTCGTGTGCCTGCGCCATTTTTTCGACCTGTCCGGGCCCCTGCCCCAAGCCTCCCATGTGGTCACGGTGCGCCGCGACGAAGGCCGGGCCGGGCTCGTGGTGGACGGAGTGATCGGCCGCAAGCAGGCGGTGCTCAAGCACCTGGGACGCGGGCTCGGCAAGGTGGCCGGCGTGCTCGGGGCCACGGTCACCGAGGGCGGGGACATGGCCCTGGTGGTGGACGTCCCGGGCCTGTTGCAGGCCGCCCTGAACGAAGGCAGGACGCAAAAGGACAACACCGCCGCAACGAAAATTGCATGA
- a CDS encoding EAL and GGDEF domain-containing protein — protein sequence MNQQLFDSSIMFKHMLEQNKSLAGKVPQVRPRMASLLECTGNVLEGDLAILTLQVADFHLKFSGIGMEAGLACLRACLDEAIERFSAVYPEGALHFIQEASPGDYVLLFEHDGRDPDELFFLYLAYRAAVTQGAAERMRLICGEEIDLRVGFARLEPERDTTPTAVLFAAVCKAKRLAQQKIDAAAFPSPAEIKTLFAQGFTGVVYQPVVDLTTGMTIGWEAYARGTSGIPIQDALRLFELTGSTEKALEVEQGLCRLAVSGIGRLKPRQKLFLNVGPASLCAHDIQPREFARLIGEFDLERNQMVLEFSERLSFSELAALPEILDAYRDLGFLTAIDDVGAGQSNMMLLARLRPDFFKADITLTRDIECNPFKRLMVETLVLMAEKTGAKVIAEGVETELALSSLVSMGVHAGQGYYLGAPAYPKPEGGMPMPLKASFGQASAGDWKCSSPVGDLLAPCLEVDTEKRVGDVKALLADKPAMCSVVVVEGKTPAGLLMNYNLDKALSSKFGIDLYHRKRITRLMDASPLCVECDTPIEEAARLAMNRVATKIYDDIVITRDGELRGTVSVQKMLDTLAKVQVELAKGSNPLTGLPGNVAIEQEFQRRGREKLPCSMMYVDLDNFKVYNDVYGFSQGDKVILLTSRVLREAVSRQGSPGDFVGHVGGDDFVVIAARGAADAVADAVVTVFAAEVPRLYTPEDRDRGFIRGKSRDGVEKDFPLITLSIGILECLFAAPITFEDLSHRVAEVKKFAKSRAGNSVIRDRRAPLGAL from the coding sequence GTGAACCAGCAGCTCTTCGATTCCTCGATCATGTTCAAACACATGCTCGAACAAAACAAATCCCTCGCCGGCAAAGTGCCCCAGGTACGGCCGCGCATGGCCTCGCTCCTGGAATGCACCGGCAACGTCCTGGAAGGCGACCTAGCCATTTTGACCTTGCAGGTGGCGGATTTCCACCTGAAATTTTCCGGCATCGGCATGGAAGCGGGACTGGCCTGCCTGCGCGCCTGCCTGGACGAGGCCATCGAACGCTTTTCCGCCGTCTACCCCGAGGGCGCGCTGCATTTCATCCAGGAAGCCTCGCCCGGGGATTACGTGCTGCTTTTCGAACACGACGGCCGCGACCCCGACGAACTGTTCTTCCTCTACCTGGCCTATCGGGCCGCCGTCACCCAGGGAGCGGCCGAGCGGATGCGGCTTATTTGCGGCGAGGAAATCGACCTGCGCGTGGGCTTCGCCCGGCTGGAGCCCGAGCGGGACACGACGCCGACGGCCGTCCTTTTCGCCGCCGTGTGCAAGGCCAAGCGGCTGGCCCAGCAGAAGATCGACGCGGCCGCCTTCCCCTCGCCGGCGGAAATCAAGACCCTGTTCGCCCAGGGCTTCACCGGCGTGGTCTACCAGCCGGTGGTCGACCTCACCACGGGCATGACCATAGGCTGGGAAGCCTATGCCCGGGGCACCTCCGGCATTCCCATCCAGGACGCGTTGCGGCTTTTCGAATTGACCGGCTCCACGGAGAAGGCCCTGGAGGTGGAACAGGGGCTGTGCCGGCTGGCCGTCTCCGGCATCGGGCGGCTCAAGCCCCGGCAAAAGCTTTTCTTGAACGTCGGCCCGGCGAGCCTTTGCGCCCACGATATCCAGCCCCGTGAATTCGCCCGGCTTATCGGCGAATTCGACCTCGAACGCAACCAGATGGTGCTCGAATTCTCCGAGCGCCTGTCCTTTAGCGAACTGGCCGCCCTGCCGGAGATCCTCGACGCCTACCGCGACCTGGGCTTTCTGACCGCCATCGACGACGTGGGCGCGGGCCAGTCCAACATGATGCTTTTAGCCCGGCTGCGCCCGGATTTCTTCAAGGCCGACATCACGCTGACCCGCGACATCGAATGCAACCCCTTCAAGCGGCTGATGGTCGAAACCCTCGTGCTCATGGCCGAAAAGACCGGAGCCAAGGTCATCGCCGAGGGCGTGGAAACCGAGCTGGCCTTAAGTTCCCTCGTATCCATGGGCGTCCACGCCGGCCAGGGCTACTACCTCGGCGCGCCGGCCTATCCCAAGCCCGAAGGCGGCATGCCCATGCCGCTTAAGGCCAGCTTCGGCCAGGCCAGCGCCGGGGACTGGAAATGCTCCTCCCCGGTGGGCGACCTGCTGGCCCCGTGCCTGGAAGTGGATACGGAGAAACGCGTCGGCGACGTCAAGGCGCTTCTGGCCGACAAGCCGGCCATGTGCAGCGTGGTGGTGGTGGAGGGCAAGACCCCGGCCGGACTGCTCATGAACTACAACCTGGACAAGGCCCTTTCCTCCAAGTTCGGCATTGATCTCTACCACAGAAAACGCATCACCCGGCTCATGGACGCAAGCCCCCTGTGCGTGGAATGCGACACGCCCATCGAGGAGGCGGCCCGACTGGCCATGAACCGGGTGGCCACCAAGATTTACGACGATATCGTCATCACCCGGGACGGGGAGCTTCGCGGCACCGTATCGGTGCAAAAGATGCTCGACACCCTGGCCAAGGTCCAGGTGGAGCTGGCCAAGGGCTCCAATCCCCTGACCGGGCTTCCCGGCAACGTGGCCATCGAACAGGAGTTCCAGCGCCGGGGCCGGGAAAAACTGCCCTGCTCGATGATGTACGTCGATCTCGACAACTTCAAGGTCTACAACGACGTCTACGGCTTCAGCCAGGGCGACAAGGTCATCCTGCTCACCTCCCGGGTCCTGCGCGAAGCCGTTTCCCGCCAGGGCTCGCCCGGCGACTTCGTCGGGCACGTCGGCGGGGACGACTTCGTGGTCATCGCCGCCCGGGGCGCGGCCGACGCCGTGGCCGACGCCGTGGTCACCGTCTTCGCCGCCGAGGTCCCCAGGCTCTACACCCCGGAAGACCGCGATCGCGGCTTCATCCGGGGCAAAAGCCGCGACGGCGTGGAAAAGGACTTTCCCCTGATCACCCTGTCCATCGGCATCCTGGAGTGCCTCTTTGCCGCGCCCATTACTTTCGAAGACCTCAGCCACCGGGTGGCGGAGGTCAAGAAGTTCGCCAAGTCCCGAGCCGGCAATTCCGTGATCCGCGACCGCCGCGCCCCCCTTGGGGCGCTTTAG
- the phnD gene encoding phosphate/phosphite/phosphonate ABC transporter substrate-binding protein, with translation MRKKKPLAGLLLVLFILLSCHGTLALAGAGGLGFGLIATSAPQTVLDGWRPLLADLSAFLGEPVTPKIYEDYAGVIWAMGTGRAQVAWLGNKSAIEAVDRAGGEVALRSIDPAGHTEYFSHLLVRRDSGLTDVETVFARAGRLTFGDGDPNSTSGHAVPAYYLFASRGVSPRAVFKRVVSGNHEENFLGVATGRLDVATGNSLDLKRHRQRYPEFARDVVVIWTSPPIPSDPLVWRTDLPAGLKDRIRAFFLDYGRAASGKSEARLARERAVLATLSRSGFEASDNSQLVPIRIIELYREKLRLAAQNDPGGETRQKRLETIEAQLRQLRATQAAHM, from the coding sequence ATGCGCAAAAAAAAGCCGCTCGCGGGCCTGCTGCTGGTCCTTTTTATCCTGCTGTCATGCCATGGGACTTTGGCCCTGGCCGGGGCGGGGGGGCTTGGCTTCGGCCTCATTGCGACCTCCGCCCCCCAGACGGTGCTCGACGGCTGGCGGCCGCTTCTGGCCGACCTGTCCGCCTTTCTCGGCGAGCCCGTCACGCCCAAGATCTACGAGGACTATGCCGGCGTGATCTGGGCCATGGGAACCGGCCGGGCCCAGGTGGCCTGGCTCGGCAACAAGTCGGCCATCGAGGCCGTGGACCGGGCCGGGGGGGAGGTCGCCCTGCGCAGCATCGACCCGGCCGGGCATACCGAATATTTCTCCCATCTGCTCGTGCGCCGGGATTCCGGGCTCACCGACGTCGAGACCGTTTTCGCCCGGGCGGGCCGACTCACCTTCGGCGACGGCGACCCCAATTCCACCTCCGGCCATGCCGTGCCGGCCTACTATTTGTTCGCTTCCCGGGGCGTTTCCCCGCGCGCCGTGTTCAAACGGGTGGTCTCGGGCAACCACGAGGAGAATTTTCTCGGTGTGGCCACGGGCCGCCTCGACGTGGCCACCGGCAACAGCCTCGATCTTAAGCGCCATCGGCAGCGCTATCCCGAATTCGCCCGGGACGTCGTGGTCATCTGGACCTCGCCGCCCATACCCTCGGACCCCCTCGTCTGGCGGACCGATCTGCCCGCCGGGCTCAAGGACCGCATCCGGGCCTTTTTCCTGGACTACGGCCGGGCCGCCTCGGGCAAGTCCGAGGCGCGACTGGCCCGGGAACGGGCGGTGCTGGCAACGCTTAGCCGGTCGGGCTTCGAGGCCTCCGACAACAGCCAGCTCGTGCCCATCCGCATCATCGAGCTGTATCGGGAAAAGCTCCGCCTTGCCGCCCAAAATGACCCGGGTGGGGAGACGAGACAAAAACGCCTCGAAACTATAGAGGCACAACTGCGCCAGCTGCGGGCGACGCAAGCGGCGCACATGTGA
- a CDS encoding EAL domain-containing protein, translating to MAIFGNHPRLGLATRVLLPALAVALSVAAIMYLIFTARFARQAQEDLKIRLDSLLTAQAAELEAPVWEFDQATIDRLFRSYAQNPDLQWIRLYDAKGTLVAHSGKDPGPDVRLITARRELIHHAGGETYAIGRLEAAYHDGRIRQGLASRRDADLPTAAALIVLLAAGLLWAVHWRIGIPLRRLRDALTRSHATGRREPLPWTSRDEIGQVVAAYNALLGEINQHTRQLERANEELETENAQRRLAEKRLLLFRIAVAATDAAMVITDRRLTVLEVNAACLRITGFSAGELHGRCARETFLAAHDATLHRTILDGLTRRSAWSGECPGVSRSGKTLPLRLSINALPLDDDAGSHLVLVFSDVTKDKATEKLLRNLAYSDALTALPNRALFLDRLEREISIGTRRSRGFALLFIDLDNFKYINDSLSHSVGDQVLSLIAGRMRACLRDEDTLARMGGDEFTVILRETTDPSVAARLGETLVAAASRPLEVEGAALEVGASVGVALFPADGRDSDALMRNADTAMYLAKSEGGGRVRFFEPAIAEEAKARLELKNNLKRAIEEKEFVLRYQPIVSMATGVAEHFEALVRWMRPDGMVPPDRFIPLAEETGLIIPIGRLVLDMAFARLRQWREEGRPMRLSVNVSRNQFQDEDFVDDLIGRARAADVDPATVVLEITESMIIADPETAKVILGRLIVSGFRIAVDDFGVGYSSLSVLVEYPVHIVKLDKSLIKSLEYDVRARSMVSGFIALFQRLGLEVVAEGVETALQHEFLSLAGCDLAQGWLYGKPLPPEAASALGPAPAVRHGGASGREAAPSRKQ from the coding sequence ATGGCGATTTTCGGCAACCATCCGCGCCTCGGATTGGCCACCCGGGTCCTGCTTCCGGCCCTGGCCGTGGCCTTGAGCGTGGCCGCGATCATGTACCTGATCTTTACGGCCCGGTTCGCTCGGCAGGCCCAGGAGGACCTCAAAATCCGCCTGGACAGTCTGCTCACCGCCCAGGCCGCCGAACTCGAGGCCCCGGTCTGGGAATTCGACCAGGCGACCATCGACCGCCTGTTCCGCAGTTACGCCCAGAACCCGGACCTGCAATGGATACGGCTCTACGACGCCAAGGGGACGCTCGTGGCCCATTCGGGGAAAGACCCGGGGCCGGATGTGCGGCTCATCACGGCCAGGCGGGAGCTCATCCATCACGCCGGCGGCGAGACCTACGCCATCGGCCGGCTGGAGGCCGCCTACCACGACGGCCGCATCCGCCAGGGGCTGGCCAGCCGGCGGGACGCCGATCTGCCGACCGCCGCCGCCTTGATCGTCCTGCTTGCCGCCGGGCTCTTATGGGCCGTGCACTGGCGCATCGGCATACCGCTTAGGCGTCTTCGCGACGCCCTGACCCGCAGCCATGCCACGGGTCGGCGTGAGCCCCTGCCCTGGACCAGCCGGGACGAGATCGGCCAGGTGGTCGCGGCCTACAACGCGCTTCTCGGCGAGATCAACCAGCATACGCGGCAGCTCGAGCGGGCCAACGAGGAGCTGGAAACGGAAAACGCCCAGCGCCGGCTGGCGGAAAAGCGCCTGCTGCTTTTCAGGATCGCGGTGGCGGCCACGGACGCGGCCATGGTCATCACCGATCGCCGGCTGACGGTGCTGGAGGTCAATGCCGCCTGCCTGCGCATCACGGGGTTTTCCGCCGGCGAACTGCACGGCCGCTGCGCCCGGGAGACCTTTCTCGCCGCCCACGACGCCACGCTGCACCGGACCATTCTGGACGGCCTGACCCGGCGCTCCGCCTGGTCGGGCGAATGTCCGGGCGTTTCCCGTTCGGGCAAGACGTTGCCGCTTCGCCTGTCCATAAACGCCCTGCCCCTCGACGACGACGCCGGCAGCCATCTGGTGCTGGTCTTTTCCGACGTCACCAAGGACAAGGCCACGGAAAAACTGCTGCGCAATCTGGCCTATTCCGACGCCCTGACCGCGCTTCCCAACCGGGCCCTGTTCCTGGACCGGCTGGAGCGGGAAATCTCCATCGGCACGCGGCGCTCGCGCGGCTTTGCCCTGCTTTTCATCGACCTCGACAATTTCAAGTACATCAACGACAGCCTGAGCCACTCCGTGGGCGATCAGGTGCTTTCGCTCATTGCCGGGCGCATGCGCGCCTGCCTGCGCGACGAGGACACCCTGGCCCGCATGGGCGGCGACGAATTCACGGTGATCCTGCGCGAGACCACGGACCCCTCGGTGGCGGCGCGCCTGGGCGAGACGCTCGTGGCGGCGGCGTCGCGGCCGCTCGAGGTGGAGGGCGCGGCCCTCGAGGTCGGGGCCAGCGTGGGCGTGGCCCTTTTTCCGGCCGATGGCCGGGATTCGGATGCGCTCATGCGCAACGCCGACACGGCCATGTACCTGGCCAAGTCCGAGGGCGGCGGGCGGGTCCGCTTTTTCGAGCCCGCCATCGCCGAGGAGGCCAAGGCCCGGCTCGAGCTCAAAAACAACCTCAAGCGGGCCATCGAGGAGAAGGAATTCGTCCTGCGCTACCAGCCCATCGTGTCCATGGCCACGGGCGTTGCCGAGCATTTCGAGGCGCTTGTCCGCTGGATGCGCCCGGACGGCATGGTCCCGCCGGATCGGTTCATCCCCCTGGCCGAGGAAACGGGGCTCATCATCCCCATCGGCCGGCTCGTCCTGGACATGGCCTTTGCCCGGCTGCGGCAGTGGCGCGAGGAAGGCCGGCCCATGCGCCTTTCCGTCAATGTGTCGCGCAACCAGTTCCAGGACGAGGATTTCGTGGACGACCTTATCGGCCGGGCCAGGGCGGCGGACGTCGATCCGGCCACGGTGGTGCTCGAGATCACCGAATCCATGATCATCGCCGACCCCGAGACGGCCAAGGTCATCCTGGGGCGGCTCATCGTCAGCGGCTTTCGCATCGCGGTGGACGACTTCGGCGTGGGCTATTCGTCTTTAAGCGTGCTGGTGGAATACCCGGTGCACATCGTCAAGCTCGACAAATCGCTGATAAAAAGCCTGGAATACGACGTGCGGGCGAGGTCCATGGTCTCGGGGTTTATTGCGCTGTTCCAGCGCCTGGGCCTGGAAGTGGTGGCCGAAGGCGTGGAGACGGCCTTGCAGCACGAATTCCTGTCCCTGGCCGGTTGCGATCTGGCCCAGGGCTGGCTCTACGGCAAGCCGCTTCCCCCCGAGGCGGCAAGCGCCCTTGGGCCGGCCCCGGCGGTCCGGCACGGGGGCGCGTCCGGCCGGGAGGCCGCGCCGTCCCGCAAGCAGTAG